GTGCTGGGCCTTCACGACCGCACCCGCTTCCTGGCCAACCTGGAGGTGCACGTGCGCAACGAGGCGGAGCGCTGGAAGACCCGGGTGGAGATGGCGGCTAGAAAGCACAAGGGCAAGGGCGTCCCCGCCCTCAAGGGGGAACTGCGGGAGGCCTTCAACCACAAGAAGGAGTTCATGACCCTGGCGGCGAGGAGCGCCCGCATGGACACTTCCCCCCTCAACGTGGACACGGGCAAGCCCGTGGGCTTCAAGCAGGCCGGGGAGATCATGATGGACCTCACCCCCCTGGATCCGGACATGCTCCGGGCCCCCCGGGTGCGCATGTACGGCATCCCCAAGGTGATCCTCACCCCCGGACGGGGCCTGGGGGTCTACGACTGGACGGACAACTCCCTCCTGATCCCCCAGTTCTCCCCCTACGGGGGGGTGCTCAAAAGCTTCTGCTTCGCCCTGGGGGCCTTCCGCTGGGACAACGACGAGGACCGGGTCCTGAAGGACTCCTACGGCCTCATCAAGGAGAACCGGGACAAGGGGATCCGAGCCCTCCAGGAGTCCTTCTGCCAGGACTACTTCATCTGGATGTCCAAGGAACGCCGGGGCTACCGGGTCCTCCCCAAGGAGACCTCCAAGTGGTTCCGGGTGCACTTCAAGAAACCCGCCTAGATCCGAAACGGGGGGGCGCGATCCCGGTCGGGGGTGCGGGGCTTCGTGCCGCACCCCCGACCTTTTTCGTCCTCCCGGAAGGCCCTCTTCCCGACCCGCTCCTTCCCCGCCGGAGGCAGACGTCCCCCTGCAAAAGGAGGTACCATGGACCCCCAAGGGGGGGGTGCCATGGAACGATGGATCGGGTCCTACCGCCTTTCGGACGATCAGGGCCTGCTTCGCCGCGACGCCATCTGCACCCTGGTGCAGGGAAGCTACTGGGGATGCCGCCGCACCCGGGAGACCATCGAGGCCTCCCTGGAACACTCCCTCTGCTACGGGGCCTACCTGGGAGAGGAGCAGGTGGCCTTCGCCCGGGTCGTGACGGACCGAGCGGTGATGTTCTGGCTGGCGGACGTCCTGGTCTGCCCGTCCCACCGGGGGCGAGGCCTCGGCAAGGGGCTGGTGGAACTGGTGCTGGACACCCCGGTCCTGCGGGGGCTCACGGGCCTCCTGGCCACCCGGGACGCCCCGGGGCTCTACGCCCGTTACGGCTTCGTCCGGGACACGGAGGGACGCTTCATGCGCCGCACCCCGCCGGAGGAGACCCCATCCCCCTGACCCGTCCGAGGCTCAAGGGGCCACACCCCCCCTCCTCCCGCCTCCTTCTGGACCTAGCCGTCCCGGGACTCCCGGGTTAGGTTGGGGCGGGAAGATTCCGGAAGGAGGACGAGAGATGGAACGCTATCCCGTGGGGCTGGTGCCCGGGCCGGTTCGGGTGCCCGAGGCCGCGGCGGCCCGATACGTTGAGGACTACGGCAGCCCGGACCTGGAGGGGGATTTTCTCTCCCTCTACCGAAGCTGCGAGGCGGGGCTGGCCCGGCTGCTGCACACGGAAAACCCCGTGGCCATCCAGTGCGGCGAGGGGATGCTGGCCCTCTGGGGGGCACTGAACAGCGTCCTGGCACCGGGGGACCGGCTCCTGGCGGTCTCCTCCGGGGTCTTCGGCTCGGGCTTCGCCGAGATGGGGCGGGCCCTGGGGCTGGAGGTGCGCCTCCTGGAGTTCCCCTTTTCCCGCCTCCCGGACCCCGAGGAGGTGCGGCAGGAGGCCCTGCGCTTCCGCCCCCGGATGATGACGGTGGTGCACTGCGAAACCCCCAGCGGGACCCTGACCCCCCTGGAGGACTACGGCCGCATCGCCCGGGAGGCGGAGGCCCTGCTGTGCGTGGACTTCGTGGCCAGCGCGGGAGGGGCCCCGGTGCGGGTGGACGACTGGGGCATCGACCTGGGCCTCCTGGGAAGCCAGAAGTGCCTCTCCCTGCCCCCGGACCTGTGCTTCACCTCCCTAAGCCCCCGGGCCCGGGAGGCGGTGCGCCTCCGGGGCTACCAGGGCTACGACGCCCTGGCCCCCTTCGAGGAGGCCCGCCTCACCGGGGCCTTCCCCTACACCCACCACTGGCGGGGGCTGGCGGCGCTGCGCCAGGCCCTGGACCTCTACGAGGAGGAGGGGCAGGAGGCGGTCTGGAGCCGCCACGCCCGAGCCGCGGCCCGCTGCCGAAGCCGCCTGGCGGACCTGGGGGTGGCGCTCTTCCCGGAGGAGGAAGCCTTCTGCTCCCCCACCGTCACCGCCGCCCGGGTGCCCGAGGGGTGGACCTGGGAGGCCCTGGACGGGGCCCTGCGTCGCCGGGGGGTGGTGCTGGGGGGCAACTACGGCCCCCTGGCGGGAAAGGTCTTCCGGTTCGGCCACATGGGAACCCAGGCCTCCCTCCCCCTGGTGGACCGGGCCCTGGACGCCCTGGGAGAGGTCCTGGCGAAGCGCCCTTGACGAAACCGCCCCCTTGGGGTGTACTGGGGACCACAACCCGCCCCTCCCGGGGCGGGACCATAGCTTCCGGGGGAGTCCCGCAGACGGGACTGAGAGGAAGGGCGAGGCCCTTCGACCCCTCGAACCTGATCCGGTTCATACCGGCGGAGGAAGGAAGATCCAGGGGCTTGACCCATCGTGGAGGATCCGCCGTCAGGGCGGGTCCTCTTTTTTTGTGGAGGAAGGAGAGACGCGGATGGGACTGTATCGAGGGGTGGCCCTCACCGTTGCGGGAAGCGATTCCGGCGGGGGGGCGGGGATCCAGGCGGACCTGAAGACCTTCGCGGCCCTGCGGGTCTTCGGCACCAGCGCCCTGGCGGCGGTGACGGTGCAGAACTCCCTGGGGGTCCGGGGGTTCCACCCGGTTCCGGAGGAGACGGTGCGGGGACAGATCGACGCGGTGTGCTCCGACTTCCCCGTGGGGGCGGTCAAGACGGGGATGCTGGCCTCCCAGGCCCTGGTGAGGGCGACGGCGGAGGCCCTGGAGGCGGCGGGGGTGCGAAACCTGGTGGTGGACCCGGTGATGGTCTCCCAGAGCGGGGACCCCCTTCTGGGGGAGGACGCGGCGGCGGCCCTGCGGGACCGGCTGCTTCCCCTGGCTCTCCTGGCCACGCCGAACCTCCCGGAGGCGGAGGTGCTCCTGGGGCGACGGATCCCGGGACCTGAGGCCATGGAGGAGGCCGCCCGGGACCTGCTGGCCCTGGGGCCGAAGGGGGTGCTCCTCAAGGGGGGACACCTGGAGGGGGAGGAGCTGGTGGACGTGCTGGCTCTCCCCGGAGACCTGCGGGTCTTCCGGCAGAGCCGCCTGCACACGGAGAACACCCACGGCACGGGGTGCACCCTGAGCGCCGCGGTGGCGGCGGAGCTGGCGGCGGGGTGCGACCTCCCGGAGGCGGTGGACCGGGGACGGCGCTACCTGCGCCAGGCCCTGGAGGCGGGGGTGCGGTACGGCCGGGGGCACGGCTGCCCCGGCCACGGGGTGACGCCCTCCTGGGTGGACCGGCGGTGAGCCGGTCGGTCTGGGCCCGGGTGGCAGAGGTCCGCCCCCTGCTGCACCACCTCACCAACCGGGTGGCGGCGCCCCTGCAGGCGGAGGTGGCCCTGGCCCTGGGGGCCTGCCCGGTGATGACCTGTTGGCCCCCCGAGGCGGGCTCGGTGGCCCGGGGGGCCGACGGGGTGCTGGTGAACGCCGGAACCCCGGAGACAGAGGCCCAGGCGGGTCAGGACGAGGCCCTGGCCGCCACGGAGGGCACGGAGATCCCGAGGCTGCTGGACCTGGTGGGCTGCGGCCTCTCCCTCCCCCGCACGGAGCGCCTCCGGACCCTGCTGGCCCGGCACCGGTTCGCCTGCGTGAAGGGCAACGGAGCGGAGGTGGCCGCTCTGGCGGGGCGCCCCGCCCTCCTCCGGGGGGTGGAGGGGACCACGGAGGTTCGGGAGGAGGATCTGGCGGACCTGGCCCGGAAACACCGCACCCTGGTGCTGGCCACGGGAGGGACGGACCGGTTCGCCGACCCCTTCCATACCGGACGCCTGGCGGGGGGACACGAGGCCCTGCGCTCCCTCCCGGGCAGCGGATGCGCCCTGGGCACCGCCCTGCTGGCGGCCTTGGCGGCAGGGGTGGAGCCCTTCGAGGCGGCGGGAGCGGCGGTGGGGCTCTTCGCCGCCGCCTCGACCCGGGCGGCCTCCCGAGGGTGCGGCCCCGGTTCCTTCCGGGTCGCCTTCCTGGACGCCCTGGGGGAGGCCCGCACGGGAGGGCTTCCCCTGCCGGAGGCGGAGGGGACGCCGTGACCGGGGACCTGCGCTCCCACCTGAAGCTGTACGTGATCCCGGACCTCCGGGCGGGGGCTCCCCGAAGCCTGATGGAACAGGCCCGGGCGGCCCTGGCGGGGGGGGCGGGGACGGTGCAGCTGCGCCACAAGACCGCCTCGGGGCGGGAGCTGTGTCGCCTGGGGGAGGCCCTGGCGGCCCTCTGCGACGATGCGGGAGCCCTCTTTTTCGTGAACGACCGGCTGGACGTGGCCCTGGCCTGCGGGGCCTCGGGGGTCCACCTGGGTCTGGAGGACCTGCCCGTGGCGGTCGCCCGCCGCCTGGCCCCCCCGGACTTCCTGGTGGGGGCCACCGCCCGCACCCCGGAGCAGGCCCTCCGGGCCTGGAAGGACGGGGCGGACTACCTGGGGGTGGGGGCGGTGGCCCCCACCCCCACCAAGGAGGACACCACCGTCATCGGGCCGGAGGGCTTCGCCGCCGTGGCCGCCTCAGTACCCCTGCCCTGCGTGGCCGTGGGGGGGATCACCGCCGCCGCCGTGCCGGACCTGCGGCGTCGGGGCGCCGCAGGGGTCGTGGTGGTGCGGGAAGCCGTGGGTGCCCCGGACCCGGCGGAGGCCTGCCGCAGGCTTCGGGAGCTTCTGGATGCTTGAGGTCCGGGCCCTGCGGAAGTCCTTCGGGGGGCGGCCGGTGCTGGGGGGGCTGGACCTGGACCT
The sequence above is drawn from the Aminomonas paucivorans DSM 12260 genome and encodes:
- a CDS encoding GNAT family N-acetyltransferase — protein: MERWIGSYRLSDDQGLLRRDAICTLVQGSYWGCRRTRETIEASLEHSLCYGAYLGEEQVAFARVVTDRAVMFWLADVLVCPSHRGRGLGKGLVELVLDTPVLRGLTGLLATRDAPGLYARYGFVRDTEGRFMRRTPPEETPSP
- a CDS encoding pyridoxal-phosphate-dependent aminotransferase family protein, whose product is MERYPVGLVPGPVRVPEAAAARYVEDYGSPDLEGDFLSLYRSCEAGLARLLHTENPVAIQCGEGMLALWGALNSVLAPGDRLLAVSSGVFGSGFAEMGRALGLEVRLLEFPFSRLPDPEEVRQEALRFRPRMMTVVHCETPSGTLTPLEDYGRIAREAEALLCVDFVASAGGAPVRVDDWGIDLGLLGSQKCLSLPPDLCFTSLSPRAREAVRLRGYQGYDALAPFEEARLTGAFPYTHHWRGLAALRQALDLYEEEGQEAVWSRHARAAARCRSRLADLGVALFPEEEAFCSPTVTAARVPEGWTWEALDGALRRRGVVLGGNYGPLAGKVFRFGHMGTQASLPLVDRALDALGEVLAKRP
- the thiD gene encoding bifunctional hydroxymethylpyrimidine kinase/phosphomethylpyrimidine kinase, with amino-acid sequence MGLYRGVALTVAGSDSGGGAGIQADLKTFAALRVFGTSALAAVTVQNSLGVRGFHPVPEETVRGQIDAVCSDFPVGAVKTGMLASQALVRATAEALEAAGVRNLVVDPVMVSQSGDPLLGEDAAAALRDRLLPLALLATPNLPEAEVLLGRRIPGPEAMEEAARDLLALGPKGVLLKGGHLEGEELVDVLALPGDLRVFRQSRLHTENTHGTGCTLSAAVAAELAAGCDLPEAVDRGRRYLRQALEAGVRYGRGHGCPGHGVTPSWVDRR
- a CDS encoding hydroxyethylthiazole kinase; the encoded protein is MSRSVWARVAEVRPLLHHLTNRVAAPLQAEVALALGACPVMTCWPPEAGSVARGADGVLVNAGTPETEAQAGQDEALAATEGTEIPRLLDLVGCGLSLPRTERLRTLLARHRFACVKGNGAEVAALAGRPALLRGVEGTTEVREEDLADLARKHRTLVLATGGTDRFADPFHTGRLAGGHEALRSLPGSGCALGTALLAALAAGVEPFEAAGAAVGLFAAASTRAASRGCGPGSFRVAFLDALGEARTGGLPLPEAEGTP
- the thiE gene encoding thiamine phosphate synthase; its protein translation is MTGDLRSHLKLYVIPDLRAGAPRSLMEQARAALAGGAGTVQLRHKTASGRELCRLGEALAALCDDAGALFFVNDRLDVALACGASGVHLGLEDLPVAVARRLAPPDFLVGATARTPEQALRAWKDGADYLGVGAVAPTPTKEDTTVIGPEGFAAVAASVPLPCVAVGGITAAAVPDLRRRGAAGVVVVREAVGAPDPAEACRRLRELLDA